A genomic stretch from Pseudomonas sp. DTU_2021_1001937_2_SI_NGA_ILE_001 includes:
- a CDS encoding CsgE family curli-type amyloid fiber assembly protein, giving the protein MSPGFAESSVSSSAALSPSRTLSQEVGGLVVGQTMTLAGRTFYDSFASAWNDKDSDGRFSVSITERPTARLGSQVFVDYGNRRLFQMFLPPNRSLIPEIGANAAAQVYDAILHYQVAQFFGDPDIGRDEF; this is encoded by the coding sequence ATGTCTCCCGGTTTTGCCGAGTCGAGTGTCAGCAGCAGCGCAGCCCTGAGCCCCTCACGCACCCTGTCCCAGGAAGTCGGCGGGCTGGTCGTCGGGCAGACCATGACCCTGGCAGGTCGCACGTTCTACGACAGTTTCGCCAGTGCATGGAACGACAAGGACAGCGATGGTCGCTTCAGTGTCTCGATCACTGAGCGGCCCACGGCGCGGCTGGGCAGCCAGGTATTCGTCGATTACGGCAACCGCCGTCTGTTCCAGATGTTTCTGCCGCCCAACCGCAGTCTCATCCCGGAGATCGGCGCGAATGCAGCGGCCCAGGTGTATGACGCGATCCTGCACTACCAGGTCGCACAGTTTTTTGGCGACCCGGACATCGGGCGAGATGAATTTTGA
- the tynA gene encoding primary-amine oxidase: protein MLNTTTTFRTLALAAALCTLSGMALAHGGAAEMVPLQTTLEAFGAQVKWDDYAGLFVITKGGAYVKVKPDSHVAQLNGKRLELSVPVVFKGKTAYMAKDFINQVFQSGLDKTFVVESTPHPLNPLSAQEIERAVAVIKASDKHLPDLRFSQISLVEPDKAQVWAFALTGKAVSQPRQASVTLLHGAHVIEARVDLASQKLLSWTPIEGAHGMVLLDDFATVQSVIENSPEYAQAVAKRGITDLKKVIGTPLTVGYFDNKDGLQQDKRLLKVVSYQDVGDGNYWAHPIENLVAVVDLEQKKIIKIEDQGVIPVPLAPRPYNGSDRVQTALKPLQIIEPEGKNYTIKGNSIHWQNWDLHLHLDSRVGPVLSTVSYNDRGTRRKVMYEGNLGGMVVPYGDPDTGWYFKAYLDSGEYGMGTLTSSIQPGKDAPENAVLLDATIADYTGAPMTIPRAMAIFERYAGPEYKHQEMGQPNVSTERRELVVRWISTVGNYDYIFDWVFQPNGTLGINAGATGIEAVKGVKSRTMHDQTAAHDTQYGTLIDHNIVGTTHQHIYNFRLDLDVDGENNSLVEMNPVVLPNDRGGPRTSTMQVKQRTVPDEQQAAQKFDPSTIRLLSNPNKENKLGNPVSYQLIPYAGGTHPVAQGANFGQDEWIYNRLNFMSKQIWVTRYDPNERYPEGLYPNRSAKDTGLAQFTANNQPIDNTDNVVWLTTGTTHVARAEEWPIMPTEWVNVLLKPWNFFDETPTLGLKK from the coding sequence ATGCTCAACACCACAACGACTTTCAGAACACTGGCCCTGGCCGCCGCACTCTGTACCTTGTCGGGTATGGCCCTGGCCCATGGCGGGGCGGCCGAGATGGTGCCTTTGCAAACCACGCTGGAAGCCTTCGGCGCCCAGGTGAAATGGGACGATTACGCCGGCCTGTTCGTCATCACCAAAGGCGGCGCCTACGTGAAGGTCAAACCCGACAGCCACGTGGCACAGCTCAACGGCAAACGCCTGGAGCTGAGCGTGCCGGTGGTGTTCAAGGGCAAGACCGCCTACATGGCCAAGGACTTCATCAATCAGGTGTTCCAGTCGGGCCTGGACAAGACCTTCGTAGTCGAGTCCACACCACACCCGCTCAACCCGCTCAGTGCCCAGGAGATCGAGCGCGCCGTGGCGGTGATCAAGGCCTCGGACAAGCACCTGCCAGACCTGCGCTTCAGCCAGATCAGCCTGGTCGAGCCGGACAAGGCCCAGGTCTGGGCCTTCGCCCTCACCGGCAAGGCCGTAAGCCAGCCACGCCAGGCCAGCGTGACGCTGCTGCATGGCGCCCATGTGATCGAAGCGCGGGTCGACCTGGCCAGCCAGAAACTGCTGTCCTGGACGCCCATCGAAGGCGCGCATGGCATGGTGCTGCTGGATGACTTCGCCACCGTGCAGTCGGTGATCGAGAACAGCCCCGAATACGCCCAGGCGGTGGCCAAGCGCGGCATCACCGACCTGAAGAAAGTCATCGGCACGCCCCTGACTGTCGGTTACTTCGACAACAAGGACGGCCTACAGCAGGACAAGCGCCTCCTCAAGGTGGTGTCCTACCAGGACGTGGGCGACGGCAACTACTGGGCGCATCCCATCGAGAACCTGGTGGCGGTAGTCGACCTAGAGCAGAAGAAGATCATCAAGATCGAGGACCAGGGCGTGATTCCCGTGCCCCTGGCGCCGCGCCCGTACAACGGCAGCGACCGGGTGCAGACAGCGCTCAAGCCGCTGCAGATCATCGAACCGGAGGGCAAGAACTACACCATCAAGGGCAACAGCATTCACTGGCAGAACTGGGACCTGCACCTGCACCTGGACTCGCGGGTGGGGCCGGTGCTCTCCACGGTCAGCTACAACGACCGTGGCACCCGACGCAAGGTCATGTACGAGGGCAACCTCGGCGGCATGGTGGTGCCCTACGGCGATCCGGACACCGGCTGGTACTTCAAGGCCTATCTGGACTCGGGCGAGTACGGCATGGGCACCCTCACCTCGTCGATCCAGCCCGGCAAGGACGCGCCGGAAAACGCCGTGCTGCTGGACGCGACCATCGCCGACTACACCGGCGCACCAATGACCATCCCGCGCGCCATGGCGATCTTCGAGCGCTATGCCGGCCCCGAATACAAGCACCAGGAAATGGGCCAGCCCAACGTCAGCACCGAGCGTCGTGAGCTGGTGGTGCGCTGGATCAGCACCGTGGGCAACTACGACTACATCTTCGACTGGGTCTTCCAGCCCAACGGCACCCTGGGCATCAACGCCGGAGCTACCGGCATCGAGGCGGTCAAGGGCGTGAAGAGCCGCACCATGCACGACCAGACCGCCGCCCATGACACCCAGTACGGCACGCTGATCGACCACAACATCGTCGGCACCACACACCAGCACATCTACAACTTCCGCCTCGACCTGGACGTGGATGGCGAGAACAACTCGCTGGTGGAAATGAACCCGGTGGTGCTGCCCAACGACCGGGGCGGGCCGCGCACCAGCACCATGCAGGTCAAGCAGCGCACGGTGCCGGACGAACAGCAGGCGGCGCAGAAATTCGACCCCTCGACCATCCGCCTGCTGAGCAACCCGAACAAGGAAAACAAGCTCGGCAACCCGGTGTCGTACCAGTTGATTCCCTATGCCGGCGGCACCCATCCGGTGGCCCAGGGTGCCAACTTCGGCCAGGACGAGTGGATCTACAACCGCCTGAACTTCATGAGCAAGCAGATCTGGGTGACCCGCTACGACCCCAACGAGCGCTATCCGGAGGGCCTGTACCCCAACCGCTCGGCGAAGGACACCGGACTGGCGCAGTTCACCGCCAACAACCAGCCGATCGACAACACCGACAACGTGGTCTGGCTGACCACTGGCACCACCCACGTGGCGCGCGCCGAGGAATGGCCGATCATGCCGACCGAATGGGTCAACGTGCTGCTCAAGCCGTGGAACTTCTTCGATGAGACCCCGACCCTGGGCCTGAAGAAGTAA
- a CDS encoding methyl-accepting chemotaxis protein, translated as MITEQVEREEEVSQAASIAYDISQRTDVTARRGAEVVQNTVQTMRRISEEMQSASTGIEALGKQSLLISSIVQTIGGIAQQTNLLALNAAIEAARAGEQGRGFAVVADEVRQLAGRTSAATEEIVSVVQQNQSLADEAVRGMANSRGQAEQGLALANEAGSVIVEIQDGAQQVVNAVGRFASQL; from the coding sequence GTGATCACCGAGCAGGTGGAGCGTGAAGAAGAAGTCAGCCAGGCGGCGAGTATCGCCTATGACATCTCCCAGCGCACCGACGTGACCGCCCGGCGCGGCGCCGAGGTGGTGCAGAACACCGTACAGACCATGCGGCGCATCTCCGAAGAGATGCAGAGCGCATCCACCGGCATCGAAGCGCTGGGCAAGCAGTCGCTGCTGATCAGCTCGATCGTGCAGACCATCGGCGGTATCGCCCAGCAGACCAACCTGCTGGCCCTCAACGCGGCCATCGAGGCGGCGCGGGCCGGTGAGCAGGGGCGTGGCTTTGCGGTGGTGGCCGACGAAGTGCGGCAGCTGGCCGGGCGCACCAGTGCGGCGACCGAGGAGATCGTCAGCGTGGTGCAGCAGAACCAGTCGCTGGCCGACGAGGCCGTGCGCGGTATGGCCAACAGCCGTGGCCAAGCCGAGCAGGGCCTGGCCCTGGCCAACGAGGCCGGATCGGTGATCGTCGAGATCCAGGACGGTGCGCAGCAGGTGGTCAACGCGGTGGGGCGCTTCGCCAGCCAGTTGTAG
- the csgH gene encoding curli-like amyloid fiber formation chaperone CsgH: MIDLAQLVVSLDTQRVGDMLQIRPHLESPPALTLQYRLTVRQNGPAGTSSLSQSGELHSGETSSALVQLSLPPGATCLAHLDLLQDGQLLKQLDGPCE; encoded by the coding sequence ATGATCGATCTGGCGCAGCTGGTCGTAAGCCTCGACACCCAGCGGGTCGGCGACATGCTGCAGATCCGCCCGCACCTGGAAAGCCCACCGGCACTGACCCTGCAATACCGCCTCACGGTGCGCCAGAACGGCCCCGCCGGCACTTCCAGCCTCAGCCAGAGTGGCGAGCTGCACAGTGGCGAGACCTCCTCGGCCTTGGTGCAGCTGAGCCTGCCACCCGGCGCGACCTGCCTGGCGCACCTCGACCTGCTGCAGGACGGCCAGTTGCTCAAGCAACTCGACGGCCCCTGCGAATAA
- a CDS encoding murein transglycosylase A, which translates to MSVFPSWRQTLVAALAVLLAACDNTDKPAEPQKPAEPPHTTYRQASWDELPAVSDADLQAGFAAWRGACNPRLKSDPVWSAPCAAAASLPAAPSATEIRSFLQGQLQVYSLRADGGSPDGLITGYYEPVYHGSLTRTEQAKVPVYGIPDDLVVVNLDSLYPELKGKRLRGRLEGRVLKPYDDAATIRAKGLKAPVVAWLSDPMDLQFLQIQGSGRVSLPDGSQARLAYADQNGHPYRPIGRWLVEQGQLPKEKVSMGSIAAWAKANPQRVPELLASNPSYVFFNRNPDSQEGPRGSLNVPLTSGYSVAIDRKVIPLGSLLWLSTTRPDDGAPLVRPVAAQDTGGAIAGEVRADLFWGTGDAAGDLAGNMKQKGNIWLLWPKGQPLPSP; encoded by the coding sequence ATGTCTGTCTTTCCCTCCTGGCGCCAGACACTGGTGGCCGCCCTGGCCGTGTTGCTGGCCGCCTGTGACAACACCGACAAGCCCGCTGAACCCCAGAAGCCCGCCGAACCGCCGCACACCACCTATCGTCAGGCATCCTGGGACGAGCTGCCGGCGGTGAGCGATGCCGACCTGCAAGCCGGTTTCGCCGCCTGGCGCGGCGCCTGCAATCCCCGCCTGAAGAGCGACCCTGTGTGGAGCGCACCCTGCGCAGCGGCGGCGAGCCTGCCAGCAGCGCCCTCGGCGACCGAAATCCGCAGCTTTCTGCAGGGCCAGTTGCAGGTCTACAGCCTGCGCGCCGACGGCGGCAGCCCCGACGGGCTGATCACCGGCTACTACGAGCCGGTCTACCACGGCAGCCTGACCCGCACCGAACAGGCCAAGGTGCCGGTGTATGGCATCCCCGACGACCTGGTGGTGGTCAACCTCGACAGCCTCTACCCCGAACTCAAGGGCAAGCGCCTGCGCGGCCGTCTCGAAGGCCGTGTGCTCAAGCCCTATGACGACGCCGCGACGATCCGCGCCAAGGGCCTCAAGGCGCCAGTGGTCGCTTGGCTCAGCGACCCGATGGACCTGCAGTTCCTGCAGATCCAGGGCTCCGGGCGGGTCAGCCTGCCGGATGGCAGCCAGGCGCGCCTGGCCTATGCCGATCAGAACGGCCACCCGTACCGGCCCATCGGTCGCTGGCTGGTCGAGCAGGGGCAGTTGCCTAAAGAGAAGGTGAGCATGGGCAGCATCGCCGCCTGGGCCAAGGCCAACCCGCAACGGGTGCCGGAGCTGCTGGCCAGCAACCCCAGCTACGTGTTCTTCAACCGCAACCCGGACAGCCAGGAAGGCCCGCGCGGCTCGTTGAACGTGCCGCTGACCTCCGGCTACAGCGTGGCCATCGACCGCAAGGTGATTCCCCTGGGCAGCCTGCTGTGGCTGTCGACCACTCGGCCGGATGACGGCGCGCCGCTGGTACGCCCGGTGGCAGCGCAGGACACCGGCGGAGCGATCGCCGGCGAAGTCCGCGCCGACCTGTTCTGGGGCACCGGCGATGCAGCCGGGGACCTGGCAGGCAACATGAAGCAGAAGGGCAATATCTGGCTGCTGTGGCCCAAGGGCCAGCCGTTGCCGTCACCGTGA
- a CDS encoding curlin-associated protein codes for MASHFNTRWLAATLLMLSGLCQAGDLSPEPRYAGIVNGTVANIEQAGGWNATRVEQSGTSQQLQQQQNGLRNQAQITQGGAWNQASAQQLGRDNELTITQTGQHNQADVLQNGIGNVASVQQAGNWNQASVTQYGNGNQASVQQSSYSGSASVTQYGNNSTASVRQW; via the coding sequence ATGGCATCGCACTTCAACACTCGCTGGCTGGCTGCCACCCTGCTGATGCTCAGCGGCCTGTGCCAGGCCGGCGACCTGAGCCCCGAGCCGCGTTACGCCGGGATCGTCAACGGCACCGTGGCGAACATCGAGCAGGCTGGCGGCTGGAACGCCACCCGCGTCGAACAGAGCGGCACCAGCCAGCAGCTGCAACAGCAGCAGAACGGCCTGCGCAACCAGGCGCAGATCACCCAGGGCGGAGCCTGGAACCAGGCCAGCGCGCAGCAGCTCGGCCGTGACAACGAGCTGACCATCACCCAGACCGGCCAGCACAACCAGGCCGATGTGTTGCAGAACGGCATCGGCAACGTCGCCAGCGTGCAGCAGGCCGGCAACTGGAACCAGGCCTCGGTGACCCAGTACGGCAACGGCAACCAGGCCAGCGTGCAGCAGAGCAGCTATTCCGGCAGCGCCTCGGTGACCCAGTACGGCAACAACTCCACCGCCAGCGTGCGCCAGTGGTGA
- a CDS encoding Calx-beta domain-containing protein has product MVSTVTSYADSRNKAAPGQGYDGVVKVSTGGVYGTGVLLYGGQAILTAAHLFKNGSAPSTVTFETSAGVKTLTSSKATILPGYDASSLNNDLAIVWLNGHAPVTAQRYDIYRASDEIGQAMTFVGYGKPGTGAAGMSSSYSGAPIRQKASNTFDADASALKAKAGAIMPWAPKPGTQLIADFDNGSSAQDALGRFLNLKHTGLGQSEGILSSGDSGGPAFIGGKVAGIASYISTLSMGSAHPDIDNSLNSSFGEIAAWQRVSAQQQFIDQAIRASYSDAPTRMSEVKQTVVEGQSGSITNAYFLVELTSPRKDPGKTFSLNFTTRDGTAKAGEDYLANKGTLVFYPNQTKAVVAVEIVGDNKPEANETFYMDFTNPSGAALDNGALVLTGMRTIVNDDLWSA; this is encoded by the coding sequence ATGGTTTCCACGGTCACCTCCTATGCCGATTCACGCAACAAGGCTGCGCCAGGTCAGGGATATGACGGCGTCGTAAAGGTTTCCACAGGAGGTGTCTACGGAACGGGCGTGTTGCTCTACGGCGGCCAGGCGATCCTGACTGCGGCGCATCTGTTCAAGAACGGCAGCGCGCCGAGCACCGTGACCTTCGAGACCAGCGCCGGGGTCAAGACCCTCACATCGAGCAAGGCCACGATCCTGCCGGGCTATGACGCCAGCAGCCTGAACAACGACCTGGCCATCGTCTGGCTCAATGGCCATGCGCCGGTCACCGCCCAGCGCTACGACATCTACCGGGCCAGCGACGAGATTGGCCAAGCCATGACCTTCGTCGGTTATGGCAAGCCGGGCACCGGTGCGGCGGGAATGTCCAGCAGCTACTCGGGGGCGCCGATCCGTCAGAAGGCCAGCAACACGTTCGATGCCGACGCCTCGGCTCTCAAGGCCAAGGCGGGTGCGATCATGCCCTGGGCACCCAAACCCGGTACCCAGTTGATCGCCGACTTCGACAATGGCAGCAGTGCCCAGGACGCCCTGGGGCGTTTCCTCAACCTCAAGCACACCGGACTGGGGCAGAGCGAGGGCATACTCAGCAGCGGTGACAGCGGTGGCCCGGCGTTCATCGGTGGCAAGGTGGCCGGTATCGCCAGTTACATCAGCACCCTGAGCATGGGCAGTGCGCACCCGGACATCGACAACAGCCTCAATAGCAGCTTCGGTGAAATCGCCGCCTGGCAGCGTGTCAGTGCCCAACAGCAGTTCATCGACCAGGCGATCCGGGCCAGCTACAGCGACGCGCCGACGCGGATGTCGGAGGTCAAGCAGACGGTCGTCGAGGGGCAGTCCGGGAGTATCACCAACGCCTACTTCCTGGTCGAACTGACCTCGCCGCGCAAGGACCCGGGCAAGACGTTCAGTCTGAATTTCACCACCCGTGACGGCACCGCCAAGGCCGGTGAGGACTACCTGGCCAACAAGGGCACCCTGGTGTTCTATCCCAATCAGACCAAGGCGGTGGTGGCGGTGGAGATCGTCGGCGACAACAAGCCAGAGGCCAACGAAACCTTCTACATGGACTTCACCAACCCGTCCGGTGCGGCACTGGACAATGGGGCGCTGGTGCTGACCGGCATGCGCACCATCGTCAACGACGATCTGTGGTCGGCCTGA
- a CDS encoding CsgG/HfaB family protein, whose amino-acid sequence MYTRSLPLFLCAVMLISGCTTSRPAATFNPAALAPPTQISRDLLSLPAPAGPISVAVYGLRDQTGQYKPSPDSSFSTAVTQGAASLLVTALRDSKWFKPVERENLQDLLTERKIIRALEQPQDQALVQLPPLRPANLIVEGAIVAYESNVRTGGLGVRYLGIGPSELYRQDQVTVNLRAVDIRSGEIIQSITTTKTVFSVQVDFGVFKYVSLKHLLEVETGISRNEPVQQCVREAIETALVHMVAQGVRDGSWRLKNPEDIQSPLLQAYLKSYDEQTLAMPLTGTDR is encoded by the coding sequence ATGTACACCCGCTCATTGCCATTGTTCCTTTGTGCAGTAATGCTGATCAGCGGCTGTACCACTTCACGCCCGGCGGCCACCTTCAACCCGGCCGCCCTGGCACCCCCTACCCAGATTTCCCGCGATCTGCTCAGCCTGCCTGCTCCCGCCGGCCCGATTTCCGTGGCGGTGTATGGCCTGCGTGACCAGACCGGACAATACAAGCCTTCCCCGGACAGTTCGTTCTCCACCGCTGTGACCCAGGGCGCCGCGTCGCTGCTGGTGACCGCGCTGCGTGATTCGAAGTGGTTCAAGCCGGTGGAGCGTGAAAACCTCCAGGACCTGCTCACCGAGCGCAAGATCATCCGCGCCCTGGAGCAGCCTCAGGACCAGGCCCTGGTGCAGTTGCCACCACTGCGGCCGGCCAACCTGATCGTCGAAGGCGCCATCGTCGCCTACGAAAGCAACGTGCGCACCGGCGGCCTGGGCGTGCGCTACCTGGGCATCGGCCCCTCGGAGCTGTATCGCCAGGACCAGGTGACGGTCAACTTGCGCGCCGTGGACATCCGCAGCGGCGAGATCATCCAGAGCATCACCACCACCAAAACGGTGTTTTCCGTGCAGGTCGACTTCGGCGTGTTCAAGTACGTCTCGCTCAAGCACCTTCTGGAAGTGGAAACCGGCATCAGCCGCAACGAGCCGGTGCAGCAATGCGTGCGCGAGGCCATCGAGACCGCCCTGGTGCACATGGTCGCCCAGGGTGTGCGCGACGGCAGCTGGCGCCTGAAGAACCCCGAAGACATCCAGTCGCCGTTGCTGCAGGCCTACCTGAAGAGCTACGACGAACAGACCCTGGCCATGCCCCTGACCGGCACCGACCGCTAA
- a CDS encoding curli assembly protein CsgF, whose translation MLRIALGMLLTLCGSVQAGELVYTPQNPSFGGNPLNGAVLLNQANAQNKFTESTASSQQSSLEQFNSMLQSAILSRVSSAVTSSIVGTDGKLSPGVVETTDFSIAITNLQGGLLQIVTTDKRTGQTTQFQVNQP comes from the coding sequence ATGTTGCGTATCGCTCTGGGCATGCTTCTGACCCTGTGCGGCAGCGTACAGGCCGGCGAACTGGTGTACACACCGCAGAACCCGTCGTTCGGCGGTAACCCGCTCAATGGCGCGGTGCTGCTCAACCAGGCCAATGCGCAGAACAAGTTCACCGAATCGACCGCTTCCAGCCAGCAGTCTTCGCTGGAGCAGTTCAACAGCATGTTGCAAAGCGCGATTCTCAGCCGTGTGTCATCGGCGGTCACTTCAAGCATCGTCGGCACGGACGGCAAACTGTCGCCCGGGGTGGTGGAAACCACCGACTTCAGTATCGCCATCACCAATCTTCAAGGTGGCCTGCTGCAGATCGTGACGACCGATAAACGAACGGGACAGACCACCCAGTTTCAAGTGAACCAACCGTAA
- a CDS encoding lysozyme inhibitor LprI family protein — translation MSLPRALLLATLALPALLNTAQAKEPQYSVTYERCMDTSGGVTAEMVSCIGAELKRHDARLNAQYKAALASLEENQQALLREAQRQWIKYRDANCGLYAQLTGGTIDRLNSATCVLDATARRADELEDIAGM, via the coding sequence ATGTCACTGCCCCGCGCACTGCTGCTCGCCACCCTGGCCCTGCCCGCCCTGCTGAACACCGCTCAGGCCAAAGAACCGCAATACAGCGTCACCTACGAGCGCTGCATGGACACCTCGGGGGGCGTGACTGCCGAGATGGTCAGTTGCATCGGTGCCGAGCTAAAGCGCCACGACGCACGCCTCAACGCCCAGTACAAGGCCGCCCTGGCCAGCCTCGAGGAAAACCAGCAGGCCCTGCTGCGCGAGGCGCAGCGCCAGTGGATCAAATACCGCGACGCCAACTGCGGCCTGTACGCACAGCTTACCGGCGGCACCATCGACCGCCTCAACAGCGCCACCTGCGTACTCGACGCCACCGCGCGGCGCGCTGACGAACTGGAAGACATCGCCGGGATGTAG